In Gadus chalcogrammus isolate NIFS_2021 chromosome 1, NIFS_Gcha_1.0, whole genome shotgun sequence, one DNA window encodes the following:
- the LOC130384505 gene encoding beta-1,3-galactosyltransferase 4-like — translation MVGRGLWMFRFTRFGKRWSRFGILPFICLALVVCALVALLFVDSIELWVTSMNMDTLVEASQGRIIPPKSVPPTRPEEFLLMPSPLVCQRAKPYLITIVASAPRNQQARQAIRDTWGGEVEVRGLRVMTLFIVGVVLDRGLAKLLVEEARLRGDLIQGRFEDTYSNLTLKTLSMLGWARRFCPQAHFMAKVDDDVLFNPSALLHYLNRSRNPYEQGDLYLGRVHLHVAPDRDPDSKHYLPAGAYPPPVFPDYCSGTAYVLSRSALLKVSLAAAASPLSTPLPPEDVFVGLCARTAGVLPSHCPLFSGGPAVPYGRCCYQTMVSVHHIAPREMLGYWADIHSPNPCSWISVRASLGVCKLRALIGNALGIEQGL, via the coding sequence ATGGTCGGACGGGGGCTTTGGATGTTCAGGTTCACGCGATTTGGGAAACGATGGAGCAGGTTTGGGATTTTGCCTTTCATCTGTTTGGCGCTAGTGGTGTGCGCCCTCGTCGCTCTGCTCTTCGTCGATTCCATCGAGTTATGGGTCACCTCCATGAACATGGACACATTGGTGGAGGCATCGCAGGGCAGGATTATCCCGCCCAAGAGCGTCCCCCCGACCAGACCAGAGGAGTTCTTGCTCATGCCGAGTCCCCTCGTCTGCCAACGTGCGAAACCATACCTTATAACCATAGTGGCCTCTGCGCCCAGGAATCAGCAAGCCCGCCAGGCCATCAGGGACACCTGGGGTGGGGAGGTCGAGGTGAGAGGCCTCCGGGTGATGACCCTGTTTATTGTGGGTGTGGTTCTGGACCGGGGACTGGCTAAGctgttggtggaggaggcacGGCTAAGAGGAGACCTGATCCAGGGGCGCTTCGAGGACACGTATTCCAACCTCACCCTGAAGACCCTGTCGATGCTGGGATGGGCACGCCGGTTCTGCCCCCAGGCTCACTTCATGGCCAAAGTGGATGACGACGTGTTGTTCAATCCGAGCGCACTTCTTCACTACCTTAACAGGAGCCGCAATCCGTACGAACAAGGAGACCTCTACCTAGGCCGGGTGCATCTCCATGTGGCTCCGGACAGGGACCCGGACAGCAAGCACTATCTCCCCGCCGGAGCATACCCTCCCCCCGTCTTTCCAGACTACTGCAGCGGAACGGCATACGTACTATCCCGCTCCGCGCTCCTCAAAGTGTCCCTGGCAGCCGCCGCCTCCCCCCTGTCCACGCCTCTGCCACCCGAGGATGTGTTCGTGGGGCTGTGTGCCCGTACGGCCGGGGTGCTGCCCTCCCATTGTCCTCTCTTCTCGGGCGGACCGGCAGTCCCCTACGGCCGGTGCTGTTACCAGACCATGGTGTCCGTCCACCACATCGCACCGAGGGAGATGCTGGGTTACTGGGCGGACATCCATTCGCCAAACCCCTGCTCTTGGATAAGTGTGCGCGCCTCTCTGGGGGTCTGCAAACTCCGGGCCCTGATTGGGAACGCTTTGGGCATCGAGCAGGGGCTGTGA